The genome window TGCTCCCACCTCACGTCAGTGAAACGGATTCCGTTATTATCGGCAACAATTGTATAACTCCCCGCAAATGGTTTGGTTACGTCACGATCTTCAAAGAAACTCCACTCCGACTTACCGACCTGAGCACTGCTGTCATGACAGCTTCCGCAATTGCGAGGCTTGCCCATGGCATGGCTTAGTTTATCCATCTGAATCCAGAGAACTGCGTTGTTGCCCGACGCCAGGTCCTTGCGAGTTCCCACCACAATATAGGCATCATTCACATCGGTGGCTTTCCGTGAGACTTCGAATGTCAGCGGTTCGCCGATCTTTGGGTTACCCGGCACGGAACGCTTGGGAATAGCACGGAACAGCAGTCCGGTCGGCCCTAATTCCTTGGTTTGATTCAACACCGCCATGGGATATGGCTTGACCGGAATCCAGCGGCCGGCAGGATTTTTGATAATGGTGGGCAGATCTCGGGTACCGTAGTATTCCTTGTGTTTACCATAGGGGGTCTCCACCCCGTAGTAATGCCCCTGTCCCCAGAATGTATACTGATATGCCCCGGAAACCGTAATATGGCATGATGTGCAGTCGACCTTTCTGTGTTTTGAGGCAGCCACCGCCTTAACAATAGCAGCATGACATTTTTTGCAGGCATTTCGGGCATCATCAGCGGCCAAATGCCCGAATTGGTGGTTGACTGGCTTGTGACAATCAAGGCATTCCAGACCGGCCTTGACATGGGCGCCTTGGGGCAGATTCGCCGGGAATGCATACTCGCCACGCACGTAGCCGGCTCCGCGGCGACGATCCATGGGCCCGGCGTGGCAGATACTACCCCTTCCCTCACCATAACAGCTGGGAGTATCCGGCTTGCCAAACGCATGGGTTCCCTTGCCGGCAACCGGCTTGAAATGGCAGTCGTTGCACGAAGCATGACACATATTGCATGACCGCTCCATGGCCCCATTCATCGCCGCAGTATAGGGAATTGCCGTCCGACTGCGAATCAGTTCCTCGTTCTGACCGGGCCACATACCGCAGTTTTGTGGTCCGGGCTGTTTCTCAGTCCAATCGCGGAACGCCCGTTGGTTCTTGGTCAATCCCTTTGCGGAACGGTTATAGTCCTTCACGGTCCTTTCATGGCACTTGCCGCAGGTCTGCTCCGCCACTTTCGGTGCATAGGCCATCGTATCGGGATCACGGTCATGCCATTGGATGCCGACTATCCGCTTGATCCCGGCAGCTTCCAATTTTTGGGGATCACCATTTGGAATCATACTGTTCATGCCGTCCCCCTTCGGCACCAACGGCTGAAGAGCCCCAACTGCAGCACGGGGAACTGCCTGTCCCTTAAGGGTTTTACCTGCAGCTACCAGAAAAGGAGCCAGCATGCCCTTATGGGCTGAAACCTTGTCCCGGGCTTTTGGATCACCGAGGTGACAGTCCACGCAGGTCGGTTTTCCGTTCATCCCGACTTCGCGATCGACCTGTTCAGGATCGAGATACATGGCCTCAGCCCCCTGCTCCCTGAGAGAAACCCTGTCACCATGGCAGATCACGCAGCCGGAGGTTGCATCACCCCCCCAGGCAGCCCCGGCACTTAACAACAGTACTGCTGCAATCATCGCCTTCATCTGGTAATCCTTTCTTCCTCGGAGTTGTGAAGAATTAACCATAGAAGTATATCTTCTGCAGGAGGGTAAACAAGGAGAATCTTACAGGGGACTAATGGGGTCTCTTAAATTTCGGGGGCACCTTACGTATCTCATTTACAATTAAATAAGGTGTCCCCGGAATTCTCCGGAATTCTTTGATAAGGTGTCCCCGGAATTCTTTGTCCCCGGAATTCTCGGCCTGGTTTTTCAGCTTAGAACCATCGAAGCCACTGCGAGTATGATTGACAAAAGGCCCAAGCTAGCAGCAACAAACAACCATTTTTTCCTGTGGGTGTTATTTCATTCAGTAGGGCGGGGTCCCACGGTGACATGCGATACTTTCCTCCATGTGCGTAACCGACAAGGATCATAATTATGAAGGCTGTTAGAAAACAATACCCTGCGGCATCTGCTAATATGCCCAGCAACTTCATCTTAAATCCTTTGGCATTTTGATTTCGTCCAACGGGCCGGGGGCGCACCAGCGGCGCAGGTTTATCGCGCCGGCTGCGTGCCGCCACCTGTTGAACAACGGCTCTGGAAACGATAGGCAACATATACACAGGCAGCATGTGCTTGCGAAGAGAATGACAACGGTGTCAGAGCTACAACTGAACGACCGTATATTTCCCGTTTCTAATTCTCTACTTGCTGTTCTTGAGCCGGTGCAAAGGTTATCGTTATATATCTGTCTTCAATAGAAACATTATAAGGTTGCATTCGTAATAAATTAAAGACCACCCGAATCCGATCTGCCACATGCCACACGTTGCAGCTACGCAAATCGGCCTGATAAAAGGTTAAAGAGGTTTGACCCATCCCGTTGTCTGTATTCGGTAAATCGACTACAACACGGGCCGGATTTAAGACAGCAAAACTACTTAGTTGGCCTGTGTATGAATCTCGAAATGCTAAAGTTACGATTGCTTCACCACCTGTCGATGTTGCTTCAATGCTTTCAAGTACATTGGGACTGGAGGCTGAGGCTCCCGGTGGAAGTGGCTCGAAAGTATTTATCGGGTCTGAAGTCTCACCCCCACTACCACATCCCATCATAGAGCACATTAATAAGATAAGTACGGCTACCAAAATCTTCATGTTTTCCATTTTATCTCCTGAAAACTTCGTTAATACAAGCTGTTTTCATTCATGATTCCTCTGCTGTTCAACGGGTCGGGAGATCACCTGACGGATTTTAGGTCAGGTGCATCTTCCTGGTGTACGCCCGGCATGGGCGTGAACTAATGGGGTGCAAGTCCCCTGTACGTAGAATCCAACACTGTCTCGAGACAGGGTACCAAAGTACTAGCCGACGGCAAGGGCGCCTCCGCGAGGAGGGGTCTGAAGGAAGCCCGAGCGCAAAGCTATGAGCCGACGAACAGAAACAGCATACAAGGCCGGGGTATCCGGGCAAGTCAGCACAACATGACGAAGTCCCACGGATTCAGGATGCCAAGGTAAATGCTGCGGTTGTGTAGCCACAGTTCACGTTCTTATCCGGGGAGACCTGCTCCACATGCTAGCGATGTTTGCTGGCGCGGCCTCTGGTAACAGCTGCCGTGACATCCCGGAGATCGACGGCTGGATACGGCGGCGGGTGCGGCTGTGCTACTGGAAGCAGTGGCGGTGGTGCCGCACCAAGATTCGGAACCTGCTCAGACTGGGTGTGCAGCTTGGCACATCCATCAGAGCAGGGCTGAACCGCAACGGCCCGTGGGCCATGTCCCGCAGGCTGGCCGCCCAGCACGGTATGACCAACCAGTGGCTGAAGGATCAAGGACTCGTATCT of Geobacter anodireducens contains these proteins:
- a CDS encoding cytochrome C, whose translation is MKAMIAAVLLLSAGAAWGGDATSGCVICHGDRVSLREQGAEAMYLDPEQVDREVGMNGKPTCVDCHLGDPKARDKVSAHKGMLAPFLVAAGKTLKGQAVPRAAVGALQPLVPKGDGMNSMIPNGDPQKLEAAGIKRIVGIQWHDRDPDTMAYAPKVAEQTCGKCHERTVKDYNRSAKGLTKNQRAFRDWTEKQPGPQNCGMWPGQNEELIRSRTAIPYTAAMNGAMERSCNMCHASCNDCHFKPVAGKGTHAFGKPDTPSCYGEGRGSICHAGPMDRRRGAGYVRGEYAFPANLPQGAHVKAGLECLDCHKPVNHQFGHLAADDARNACKKCHAAIVKAVAASKHRKVDCTSCHITVSGAYQYTFWGQGHYYGVETPYGKHKEYYGTRDLPTIIKNPAGRWIPVKPYPMAVLNQTKELGPTGLLFRAIPKRSVPGNPKIGEPLTFEVSRKATDVNDAYIVVGTRKDLASGNNAVLWIQMDKLSHAMGKPRNCGSCHDSSAQVGKSEWSFFEDRDVTKPFAGSYTIVADNNGIRFTDVRWEQPSLAPNRKLEDFAPFAVLPATAWDVAGINFAIPYNKKRTDAARDELGRFLAELEKKGDSSKTAELRMIAYHNLAMAKKMLKTMK